The following are from one region of the Ornithorhynchus anatinus isolate Pmale09 chromosome 20, mOrnAna1.pri.v4, whole genome shotgun sequence genome:
- the DDIAS gene encoding DNA damage-induced apoptosis suppressor protein isoform X1 produces the protein MSGRRRFILASVIAVQNSSFVYPSCPSCFSRIILGSARFRCPRCGCQGETKNASYRYKLSLQVAEENQLFAITVFGSCLNPFFGLPASLLRRYVQDSEPPPGTPDNDAVWDLLLQAVQTCFAGRSFIFGVTNFENQRGRAAGRGGPRRSWPSSGNRRGELVACQISLPNPAVPGSTVIGCFDRLLRSARPGDADGGSSSPRASPRRR, from the exons atgagtgggagaagaaggtttatTCTCGCCTCTGTAATTGCTGTCCAGAACTCCAGTTTCGTGTATCCGTCGTGTCCGAGTTGCTTCTCGAGGATCATCCTTGGATCCGCAAG GTTCCGCTGTCCAAGATGTGGCTGCCAGGGTGAGACGAAGAACGCGAGTTACAGGTACAAACTGTCCCTACAGGTTGCCGAGGAGAACCAATTATTTGCCATCACCGTGTTCGGAAGCTGCTTGAACCCGTTCTTTGGCCTCCCCGCCAGTCTTCTGCGGAG GTACGTCCAGGATTCTGAGCCCCCTCCAGGAACCCCGGACAACGATGCAGTTTGGGATTTACTACTTCAAGCGGTTCAGACTTGTTTTGCGGGAAGAAGCTTTATCTTCGGAGTGACG AATTTTGAAAACCAACGAGGCCGCGCAGCCGGTCGCGGCGGCCCCCGGCGGAGCTGGCCGAGCAGCGGGAACCGCAGAGGAGAGCTGGTGGCCTGCCAGATTTCTCTGCCAAACCCCGCGGTCCCCGGCTCGACCGTGATCGGCTGCTTCGACCGACTCCTGCggtcggcccggcccggggacgcCGACGGGGGCTCCAGCTCCCCGAGAGCCTCTCCCCGTCGCCGATGA
- the DDIAS gene encoding DNA damage-induced apoptosis suppressor protein isoform X2 produces the protein MSGRRRFILASVIAVQNSSFVYPSCPSCFSRIILGSARFRCPRCGCQGETKNASYRYKLSLQVAEENQLFAITVFGSCLNPFFGLPASLLRRYVQDSEPPPGTPDNDAVWDLLLQAVQTCFAGRSFIFGVTMSGGLGPAKRPGKWEIRVLILPPPVVAQRAGSGAGMKTRASSQPGPGCSLDFSRTYPNPP, from the exons atgagtgggagaagaaggtttatTCTCGCCTCTGTAATTGCTGTCCAGAACTCCAGTTTCGTGTATCCGTCGTGTCCGAGTTGCTTCTCGAGGATCATCCTTGGATCCGCAAG GTTCCGCTGTCCAAGATGTGGCTGCCAGGGTGAGACGAAGAACGCGAGTTACAGGTACAAACTGTCCCTACAGGTTGCCGAGGAGAACCAATTATTTGCCATCACCGTGTTCGGAAGCTGCTTGAACCCGTTCTTTGGCCTCCCCGCCAGTCTTCTGCGGAG GTACGTCCAGGATTCTGAGCCCCCTCCAGGAACCCCGGACAACGATGCAGTTTGGGATTTACTACTTCAAGCGGTTCAGACTTGTTTTGCGGGAAGAAGCTTTATCTTCGGAGTGACG ATGAGCGGCGGCTTGGGCCCGGCGAAACGGCCTGGGAAGTGGGAGATTCGAGTGCTGATCTTGCCTCCCCCCGTAGTCGCGCAGCGGGCCGGCAGTGGAGCCGGAATGAAAACCCGGGCCTCTTCACAGCCAGGCCCGGGCTGCTCTCTGGACTTCTCGAGAACGTATCCGAATCCCCCTTGA
- the RAB30 gene encoding LOW QUALITY PROTEIN: ras-related protein Rab-30 (The sequence of the model RefSeq protein was modified relative to this genomic sequence to represent the inferred CDS: inserted 2 bases in 2 codons) yields MSMEDYDFLFKIVLIGNAGVGKTCLVRRFTQGLFPPGQGATIGVDFMIKTVEINGEKVKLQIWDTAGQERFRSITQSYYRSANALILTYDITCEESFRCLPEWLREIEQYASNKVITVLVGNKIDLAERREVSQQRAEXFSQAQDMYYLETSAKESDNVEKLFLDLACRLIREARQNTLVNNVASXLPGRESISYLTCCNFN; encoded by the exons ATGAGCATGGAAGATTACGATTTCCTGTTCAAAATCGTTTTAATCGGGAACGCCGGCGTGGGGAAGACGTGCTTAGTTCGGCGATTTACTCAG GGTCTCTTCCCGCCGGGGCAAGGAGCCACCATTGGGGTGGACTTCATGATCAAGACGGTGGAGATCAACGGAGAAAAAGTAAAG CTGCAGATCTGGGACACGGCGGGGCAGGAGAGGTTCCGCTCCATCACGCAGAGCTACTATCGCAGTGCCAACGCGCTCATCCTGACCTATGACATCACGTGCGAGGAGTCCTTCCGCTGCCTCCCCGAGTGGCTGCGGGAGATCGAGCAGTACGCCAGCAACAAGGTCATCACCGTGCTCGT CGGCAACAAGATCGACCTAGCCGAGAGGAGGGAGGTGTCCCAGCAGAGAGCCG GATTTTCCCAGGCACAGGACATGTACTACCTGGAGACGTCGGCCAAGGAGTCGGACAACGTGGAGAAGCTGTTCCTGGATCTGGCGTGCCGGCTGATCCGCGAGGCCAGGCAGAACACGCTCGTGAACAATGTGGCCT CTCTGCCGGGGAGGGAAAGCATCAGCTATCTGACCTGCTGTAACTTCAACTGA